The Acidovorax sp. RAC01 genomic sequence TAGGTGTAGCGGATCTGCGCGGGGCGGCGGAAGGTGGCGCCGGGCGGGCCGTTGAAGTCCACCGTTTCGGGCAGGTTGTCCACGTCCATGAAGGTCGACCAGGTCTGGCCGATCAGCCAGCCGGCGTACTCGCCGTAGGCGTGGCGCAGGCGCAGGCGGTTGCGGTTGCACTCGCTGCCGCAGTAGGCATAGAAGTCGGCTTCGATCTTGGTGTTGAAGGCGCCGACCGAGGTGGGCGTGGACGTTTCAAAGCCAAAGCGCGAGGTCTGCGCGGTCAGGCTGGTCTTGCCGCTGCCGGTCTTGCCCAAGGGCTGCTCCATCAGGTTGGTGAAGGTGTCGCCGGGGGCGGTGCCCTTGGCGTCCTTGACCATGTTGGCCTCGGCATAGCCGTAGATGCGGATGGAGGTCTCGCTGCCGGGCAGGCGGAAGCTGCCGGGGATGTCGCCCAGCACCACAGCGTCCTTTTGCTTGAGCTCGACCGCGTCGATGCGGTCATTCCAGGCCGAGGCTGACGCGGCGGGGGCTGCTGCAGGGGCTTGCGCCTGCTGGGCCTTGAGCTGGTTGAGCTCGGCGCGCAGGGCCTTGAGCTCGTTGCGCATGTCTTCGAAATCCTTGGCGGTCTGGGCGAACGCTGCGGGTGGCAGGCTGCACAGGCCGGCGGCCATCAGGGCGAGGAACGTGTGGTTCAGTTTCATGGGAGTCACTCCGGTAGGGGTTATGGTTTTTCTGGGGTCGCCGTGGA encodes the following:
- a CDS encoding DcaP family trimeric outer membrane transporter; its protein translation is MKLNHTFLALMAAGLCSLPPAAFAQTAKDFEDMRNELKALRAELNQLKAQQAQAPAAAPAASASAWNDRIDAVELKQKDAVVLGDIPGSFRLPGSETSIRIYGYAEANMVKDAKGTAPGDTFTNLMEQPLGKTGSGKTSLTAQTSRFGFETSTPTSVGAFNTKIEADFYAYCGSECNRNRLRLRHAYGEYAGWLIGQTWSTFMDVDNLPETVDFNGPPGATFRRPAQIRYTYNNPSLAKFQFAVEEPADGARSPNLVARADKAYDWGNVNVRLLSHEQRVNGVSKRGMGFGLGAGYKITGTTTLMAQYTRLDGDGDGAYLVGTNYPVLDGGTVRLDKSQGVVLGLSNIFSEQLRGTISLGMVRSRNQLGDAYVNAYGAEGNHKLYQWHAGMYYLPIKNVELGGELIGGRRTTFDGQQGDMLRLNLQARYLFN